A genomic window from Bacteroidota bacterium includes:
- a CDS encoding M1 family aminopeptidase — MSDCRHLRRGLILFGIPAALTFLLNGMLFPQSLPMSGSKLCSMKRMKQAAVLTSALSANTPQHSFDVLNYTLSVDLYNCFLSPYPGSYSATNTMTFKADSVLSAIQLNAVNTSLTIDSVTLAGKSFAHSGDILTITLASTLQPGDTASVRIYYRHNNVADHAFYASAGMAFTDCEPEGARKWFPCWDRPSDKATLDLTAKVPATVKLGSNGRLADSTKNADTIYYRWISRDPIATYLMVMTGKVGYNLDKEYWRTLANPNDSIPVLFYWNAGESVAALDDIETKILPMATHYSALFGEYPFEKIGLATIAPGAGFIWGGMENQTLISLEPGAWDEDLVSHEFAHHWFGDMISPGTWADVWLNEAFATYCEALWDEYTSGAASYKNTILDDANEYLVENPGWAIYNQQWAVTTPDVNTMFNYAITYCKGACVLHMLRYVLGDSVFFASIKAYATDSANFRLKNVVTDDFIQKMSDASGQDLHWFLDEWLKEPNHPIYQNTYSIDSVARKVMVNVNQMQENAPAFTMPVELKFSFSDGSDSTIRVMNTAYNQQFTFTFAKSPTAVLFDPNNNIVLKQGGAFTSVRPQGGNVHPLVYQLDQNYPNPFNPATRINFAVAKTTLVTLKIYDILGKEIAVLTNATMNPGEYSISWDAASMPSGVYFYRLQAGEFVQTKKLILLK; from the coding sequence ATGTCAGACTGTCGACATCTAAGAAGAGGATTGATCCTGTTCGGGATTCCGGCCGCTTTGACGTTTCTCCTGAACGGCATGCTCTTTCCGCAAAGTCTCCCGATGTCGGGATCCAAGCTCTGCTCGATGAAGCGGATGAAACAAGCCGCTGTTCTGACAAGCGCTCTATCGGCCAACACTCCGCAGCATTCCTTTGATGTCCTGAATTATACCTTGTCGGTCGATTTGTACAATTGCTTCTTATCCCCGTATCCCGGCTCTTATTCTGCAACGAACACAATGACGTTCAAAGCTGATTCTGTTCTCAGCGCCATCCAGTTGAACGCCGTCAATACTTCGCTCACGATCGATTCCGTTACGCTGGCCGGAAAATCCTTTGCTCATTCCGGAGACATTCTTACAATCACGCTCGCTTCAACGCTGCAGCCGGGAGATACGGCGAGCGTCAGGATATATTACCGCCACAATAACGTTGCAGACCATGCATTTTATGCCAGCGCAGGAATGGCGTTCACCGATTGCGAACCCGAAGGGGCGCGCAAATGGTTTCCGTGCTGGGACCGACCGTCCGACAAAGCGACGCTCGACCTGACCGCTAAAGTCCCCGCAACGGTGAAACTCGGCTCGAACGGCAGGCTCGCCGATTCCACAAAAAATGCCGACACAATCTATTACCGTTGGATCAGCCGCGACCCGATCGCAACGTACTTGATGGTGATGACGGGAAAAGTCGGCTACAACCTTGACAAAGAATATTGGAGAACGCTGGCAAACCCGAACGACAGCATTCCGGTCCTCTTTTACTGGAATGCCGGAGAGTCGGTCGCGGCGCTCGACGACATCGAGACGAAGATCCTGCCGATGGCGACGCACTACTCAGCCCTCTTCGGAGAATATCCTTTTGAAAAAATCGGCCTCGCGACGATCGCGCCCGGAGCGGGTTTTATCTGGGGAGGGATGGAAAACCAGACGCTCATCAGCCTGGAACCGGGGGCATGGGACGAGGACCTGGTGTCGCACGAGTTTGCGCACCACTGGTTCGGCGATATGATCAGCCCGGGGACGTGGGCCGATGTCTGGCTGAACGAGGCATTCGCCACATACTGTGAAGCATTATGGGATGAGTACACCAGCGGCGCCGCGTCCTATAAAAATACCATCCTTGACGATGCGAATGAGTACCTCGTCGAAAACCCCGGCTGGGCGATCTACAATCAGCAATGGGCGGTGACGACCCCCGACGTCAATACGATGTTCAACTATGCGATCACGTACTGCAAAGGAGCATGTGTCCTTCACATGCTGCGGTACGTGCTCGGCGATTCGGTGTTCTTCGCTTCGATAAAAGCCTACGCCACCGACTCGGCGAATTTTCGGCTGAAAAATGTCGTGACGGACGACTTCATCCAGAAAATGAGCGATGCATCCGGCCAGGATCTTCACTGGTTTCTCGATGAATGGCTCAAAGAGCCGAATCATCCCATTTACCAGAATACCTATTCGATCGATTCCGTGGCGCGCAAGGTCATGGTCAATGTGAACCAGATGCAAGAGAATGCGCCAGCCTTTACCATGCCGGTTGAACTGAAATTTTCATTTTCCGACGGATCGGACTCGACGATCCGGGTCATGAACACGGCCTACAATCAGCAATTTACATTCACGTTTGCCAAATCGCCGACCGCCGTTCTTTTCGACCCGAACAACAACATTGTCTTGAAACAGGGAGGGGCGTTTACCTCGGTGCGACCGCAGGGGGGGAATGTTCACCCTTTGGTGTATCAGCTCGACCAGAATTATCCGAACCCGTTCAACCCGGCCACGCGAATAAATTTTGCGGTGGCGAAGACAACGCTCGTGACGTTGAAAATTTACGATATCCTTGGAAAGGAGATCGCCGTGCTGACGAACGCGACGATGAATCCCGGAGAATATTCTATTTCATGGGATGCGGCATCGATGCCGAGCGGGGTCTATTTTTACCGGCTGCAGGCAGGGGAATTTGTTCAGACAAAAAAACTGATTCTGTTGAAATAA
- the argF gene encoding ornithine carbamoyltransferase produces MKKRDFLTIRDMSTKEILATFALARKMKSNRKRYSRSLQGKTLALIFEKPSLRTRTSFDVGIQQLGGFSLYLSPAEISLGKRESIHDVAKNLERMVQGIMIRTFAHQIVTDMAAYASIPVINGLTDYSHPCQAMADFMTIQEKKKKLKGLKLCYVGDGNNVAHSLMFAGARLGVNVTVASPSGYEPHATAIEQSREDAEQTGAVIQIVNDPQEGAMNADVVYTDVWASMGQEAEAEERKKIFLPYQVNAALMARAKRDAIFMHCLPAHRGDEVTDEVIDSKQSVVFDEAENRLHAQKAIMYQLMKGG; encoded by the coding sequence GTGAAAAAACGCGATTTCCTGACGATCAGAGACATGAGCACGAAAGAAATTCTTGCGACGTTTGCGCTCGCCCGCAAGATGAAATCGAACAGAAAGCGGTACAGCAGGTCGCTTCAGGGAAAAACACTTGCCCTTATTTTTGAAAAACCGTCGCTCCGCACGCGCACCTCGTTCGATGTCGGCATTCAGCAGCTCGGCGGTTTTTCGCTCTACCTGTCGCCGGCGGAGATCAGCCTCGGGAAGCGCGAATCGATTCACGATGTGGCAAAGAACCTCGAGAGGATGGTCCAGGGGATCATGATCCGGACATTCGCCCATCAGATCGTGACCGATATGGCGGCGTACGCATCGATTCCGGTGATCAACGGACTCACCGATTATTCCCATCCTTGCCAGGCGATGGCGGATTTTATGACGATCCAGGAAAAAAAGAAGAAGCTTAAAGGGTTGAAACTCTGCTACGTCGGGGACGGGAACAATGTCGCGCATTCCCTCATGTTCGCCGGGGCCCGGCTCGGCGTGAACGTCACCGTGGCCTCCCCTTCCGGCTATGAGCCGCATGCGACTGCGATCGAACAGTCGCGGGAAGATGCGGAACAGACCGGCGCGGTCATTCAGATCGTCAACGATCCGCAAGAGGGAGCGATGAACGCCGACGTCGTCTACACCGATGTGTGGGCGTCGATGGGGCAGGAAGCCGAAGCCGAGGAGCGGAAGAAAATATTTCTTCCGTACCAGGTGAATGCCGCGCTCATGGCAAGGGCAAAGAGAGACGCGATTTTTATGCATTGTCTCCCCGCTCACAGGGGGGATGAAGTGACAGATGAAGTGATCGACTCGAAACAATCGGTTGTGTTCGACGAAGCCGAGAACCGGCTGCACGCGCAAAAAGCGATTATGTATCAATTGATGAAGGGGGGATGA
- the arcC gene encoding carbamate kinase, producing the protein MPKTALIAIGGNSLIHAGERGTIDEQLANAHATARNIVQMVARGWRLVITHGNGPQVGAALLRSERAAGEVYTHPLDICVATTQSEIGYIIQRAMEYELRQIGLFTPVMTVLTQVRVDENDPAFTNPTKPIGPFYSKTVAEEKQKALGWNIVEDSSRGYRRVVPSPEPVEVFEQDIIRKILNLDMIVIAVGGGGIPVIEKEHYRVLGSEAVIDKDRASALLASSLNADLFIISTDVKQVYLDYKKPGQRPVGQTTVREMEVHLAEKQFAAGSMGPKVESAIRYLKSGGKEAIITSYECLIDAVDGKTGTHIVP; encoded by the coding sequence ATGCCCAAAACTGCTCTCATAGCGATCGGGGGAAATTCCCTCATTCACGCCGGTGAACGCGGAACGATCGATGAACAGCTTGCCAATGCCCACGCAACGGCGCGGAACATCGTGCAGATGGTCGCCCGCGGCTGGCGGTTGGTGATCACGCACGGCAACGGCCCGCAGGTCGGCGCCGCGCTCCTCCGCTCCGAGCGCGCGGCGGGCGAAGTCTATACGCACCCGCTCGACATTTGCGTAGCGACAACGCAGAGCGAGATCGGCTATATCATCCAACGGGCAATGGAATACGAGCTCCGGCAGATCGGACTCTTCACGCCGGTCATGACGGTGCTCACGCAGGTGCGCGTCGACGAGAACGACCCGGCCTTCACAAATCCGACCAAGCCGATCGGACCGTTCTATTCGAAGACCGTCGCAGAAGAAAAACAGAAAGCCCTCGGCTGGAATATCGTCGAAGATTCCTCGCGCGGCTACCGGAGAGTCGTTCCTTCGCCGGAACCGGTCGAGGTTTTTGAGCAGGACATCATCCGCAAGATCCTGAACCTCGACATGATCGTCATCGCTGTCGGCGGCGGGGGAATTCCCGTGATCGAAAAGGAACACTACCGCGTTCTCGGGTCCGAAGCGGTGATCGACAAAGATCGCGCCTCCGCACTTCTTGCATCGAGCCTCAACGCCGACCTGTTCATCATCAGCACGGACGTGAAACAGGTCTACCTCGACTATAAAAAGCCGGGGCAGCGTCCGGTAGGACAAACGACGGTAAGGGAAATGGAGGTTCATCTCGCTGAAAAGCAATTCGCCGCGGGGAGCATGGGGCCGAAAGTCGAATCGGCGATCCGGTACCTTAAAAGCGGGGGGAAGGAAGCGATCATTACTTCGTATGAGTGCCTGATCGACGCTGTGGATGGGAAGACCGGCACGCATATCGTTCCATGA
- the pyrB gene encoding aspartate carbamoyltransferase: MHLKHVIESQQFTVPLLMELFDRSQQMEKIVARGGTRDYENKIMATLFYRPSTRTRFSFEAAMHRLGGSVLSTERANEFSSEVKGEHLEDTIRIIASCSDVIVLRHSEEGAAKRAAAVSAVPVINAGEGAGGQHPTQALLDLYTIYRECKALNGLSVALIGALDEGRTARSLAYLLSKFERVKLYFIAPKEMQIKPDILAYLDHHGVEYELAESPEKILPQIDVVYQTHIDRERLRQSDIDLAAYNIDADVLKNMKSNAVVMHPLPRSVEIAPEADNDPRAVYFRQSRNGLYVRMALLTLLFEHE; encoded by the coding sequence ATGCATCTGAAGCACGTCATCGAATCACAGCAGTTCACGGTCCCGCTGTTGATGGAGTTGTTCGACAGGTCGCAGCAGATGGAGAAGATCGTCGCCCGCGGCGGGACGCGCGACTACGAAAATAAGATCATGGCGACGCTCTTCTACCGACCCTCCACCCGGACGCGCTTTTCCTTCGAGGCGGCAATGCACAGGCTCGGCGGAAGCGTCCTTTCGACCGAACGGGCGAACGAGTTTTCCTCCGAAGTGAAAGGAGAGCATCTGGAAGACACGATTCGCATCATTGCAAGCTGCAGCGATGTGATCGTCCTCCGGCATTCGGAAGAGGGGGCTGCAAAACGAGCGGCTGCAGTTTCTGCCGTTCCCGTGATCAATGCAGGTGAAGGCGCGGGCGGCCAGCACCCGACGCAGGCGCTGCTTGATCTTTATACAATTTACAGAGAATGCAAGGCATTGAACGGCCTTTCCGTCGCCCTCATCGGAGCGCTTGATGAAGGCCGCACGGCCCGGTCGCTGGCGTATCTGCTCAGCAAGTTTGAGCGGGTGAAGCTGTATTTCATCGCCCCGAAAGAGATGCAGATCAAACCCGATATTCTCGCGTATTTGGATCATCACGGAGTTGAATATGAGCTGGCTGAGAGCCCGGAAAAAATTCTTCCGCAGATCGACGTGGTGTATCAAACCCATATTGACCGCGAGCGGCTGCGGCAGAGCGACATCGACCTTGCGGCGTACAATATTGACGCCGACGTGTTGAAGAATATGAAATCGAATGCCGTCGTGATGCATCCTCTTCCCCGCTCGGTGGAGATCGCCCCGGAAGCGGACAACGACCCCCGCGCGGTGTATTTCCGTCAATCACGCAACGGACTGTATGTCCGCATGGCGCTGCTGACACTGTTGTTTGAACATGAATGA
- the rocD gene encoding ornithine--oxo-acid transaminase: MKTQDYISLEERYGAHNYRPLDVVIHKAKGVWVTDVDGKKYLDCLAAYSAVNQGHCHPGILKAFTRQARKVTLTSRAFRNDQLPLLYKMLHDLTGYEAALPMNTGVEAVETAIKAARKWGYTVKGIPENKAEIICAADNFHGRTTTIVSFSTEAQYRNGFGPFTPGFTIVNYGDTGALQRAINKNTAAFLIEPIQGEAGIVVPPEGYLREASRLCKENNVLLIADEIQSGLGRSGKMFAFEYDSIRPDIVIIGKALAGGFYPVSAVLSSKEILGVFTPGDHGSTFGGNPLAAAVACAALTVLVKEKLADRSFKLGAYFIEKLRSIKSPHIREVRGKGLWIGLVLDTKARPYCEALMKENILCKETHDSVIRFAPPLVITKKEIDWAFARIAKVIRSLD; this comes from the coding sequence ATGAAGACTCAGGACTACATCTCACTCGAAGAGCGATACGGCGCTCACAACTACCGGCCGCTCGACGTCGTCATCCACAAAGCAAAAGGCGTTTGGGTGACGGATGTCGACGGAAAAAAATATCTCGACTGTCTCGCGGCATATTCCGCGGTAAATCAGGGGCATTGTCATCCCGGTATTCTCAAAGCGTTTACCCGGCAAGCAAGAAAGGTGACGTTGACCAGCCGCGCCTTCCGCAACGATCAGCTTCCTCTTTTGTATAAGATGCTTCACGACCTTACCGGCTATGAGGCCGCACTCCCGATGAACACGGGAGTTGAAGCCGTTGAGACGGCGATCAAAGCGGCAAGGAAATGGGGCTATACGGTGAAAGGCATACCGGAAAATAAGGCGGAAATCATTTGTGCGGCGGATAATTTTCACGGCCGGACCACGACCATCGTCAGTTTCTCGACCGAGGCACAGTATCGAAACGGTTTCGGTCCGTTTACCCCCGGCTTCACGATCGTCAACTACGGCGACACCGGCGCTCTGCAGCGGGCGATCAATAAGAATACAGCGGCGTTCTTAATAGAGCCGATTCAGGGGGAAGCAGGCATTGTTGTTCCCCCCGAGGGATATCTGCGCGAGGCGTCGCGACTCTGCAAAGAAAATAATGTGCTGCTCATTGCCGATGAAATTCAATCGGGACTGGGCCGGAGCGGCAAGATGTTCGCGTTCGAGTACGACAGCATTCGACCGGATATCGTGATCATCGGAAAAGCGCTGGCGGGAGGATTCTACCCGGTCTCGGCGGTGCTGTCAAGCAAAGAGATCCTCGGTGTGTTCACTCCGGGGGATCACGGTTCGACGTTCGGCGGCAATCCGCTCGCGGCCGCCGTTGCATGTGCGGCATTGACGGTGCTGGTGAAGGAAAAGCTGGCGGACCGTTCGTTCAAGCTCGGAGCCTATTTCATCGAAAAGCTCCGTTCGATCAAAAGCCCGCATATCAGGGAAGTCCGCGGCAAAGGTCTATGGATCGGCCTTGTTCTTGATACCAAAGCGCGGCCGTACTGCGAAGCGCTGATGAAGGAAAATATTCTCTGCAAAGAGACGCACGACTCGGTCATCCGATTCGCGCCTCCTCTTGTCATCACCAAAAAGGAAATTGACTGGGCATTTGCCCGCATAGCGAAGGTCATTCGGTCGCTGGACTGA
- a CDS encoding cyclic 2,3-diphosphoglycerate synthase, with amino-acid sequence MSENKRINTIIVGAAGRDFHNFNMVYRGRAEYNVVAFTAAQIPNIAGRKYPAALAGGLYPKGIPIHEEKDLERLIADHNVDEVVFSYSDVTYRRVMSLGSRATAAGAHFKILGTRETTVKSTRPVISVCAVRTGSGKSQTSRKVAKLLHESGFRVAAVRHPMPYGDLEKQKVQRFAALADLKKHKCTIEEMEEYEPHIVSGTIIYAGVDYEAILRQAENDADVIIWDGGNNDLPFYKPDLHIVVADPLRTGDELTYYPSEANLRIADVVIINKIDSAAPEAVVKLRANIRSVNAKAKIIDAASPIMLERNELVAGKKVLVIEDGPTLTHGEMKIGAGTVAAQKFGAAEIIDPRPYATGEIQKTFQAYPKIGTLLPAMGYSDRQVHDLEKTINKVPCDVVIIGTPIDLNRIVKIRKPALRATYDLEEIGEPNLQTVLKDFTKNIKRH; translated from the coding sequence ATGTCAGAAAACAAACGAATCAACACAATTATCGTCGGGGCGGCTGGAAGGGATTTTCATAATTTCAACATGGTGTACCGGGGGAGGGCTGAATACAACGTCGTTGCATTTACCGCGGCGCAAATTCCAAACATCGCCGGAAGAAAATATCCGGCGGCATTAGCGGGCGGGTTGTACCCGAAGGGTATACCCATCCACGAAGAAAAGGACCTTGAGCGATTGATCGCCGACCACAATGTCGATGAGGTGGTCTTTTCATACAGCGACGTAACATACCGCCGTGTCATGAGCCTTGGCTCGCGTGCGACCGCCGCCGGGGCGCATTTCAAGATTCTCGGAACCCGTGAGACAACGGTGAAAAGCACCAGGCCGGTCATTTCCGTTTGTGCCGTCCGCACCGGGAGCGGAAAAAGCCAGACTTCCCGGAAGGTCGCAAAACTGCTGCATGAATCCGGGTTCCGCGTTGCCGCGGTCCGCCATCCGATGCCGTACGGCGATCTGGAGAAGCAGAAAGTTCAGCGCTTTGCAGCTCTTGCCGACCTGAAGAAGCATAAATGCACGATCGAAGAAATGGAGGAGTACGAGCCGCATATCGTCAGCGGGACGATCATCTACGCCGGCGTCGATTACGAGGCGATCCTGCGCCAGGCCGAGAACGACGCCGATGTCATTATTTGGGACGGGGGGAACAACGACCTTCCGTTCTATAAGCCCGACCTCCACATTGTCGTAGCCGACCCCCTGCGCACCGGCGACGAGTTGACGTACTATCCGAGCGAAGCGAACCTCCGGATAGCCGACGTTGTCATCATCAACAAGATCGATTCTGCCGCGCCGGAAGCGGTGGTGAAACTCCGTGCGAATATTCGAAGCGTCAACGCAAAAGCGAAGATCATTGACGCCGCATCTCCGATAATGCTGGAGCGTAATGAGCTCGTTGCCGGAAAGAAAGTACTGGTCATCGAAGACGGGCCGACGCTGACCCACGGCGAGATGAAGATCGGCGCCGGGACGGTTGCCGCTCAGAAATTCGGCGCGGCAGAGATCATCGACCCGCGGCCGTATGCAACGGGCGAGATCCAAAAGACTTTCCAGGCATACCCGAAGATCGGGACGCTCCTGCCTGCCATGGGCTACAGCGACCGTCAGGTGCACGACCTCGAAAAGACGATCAACAAGGTGCCGTGTGATGTTGTCATTATCGGAACGCCGATCGATTTGAACCGGATCGTGAAGATCAGGAAGCCGGCTCTTCGGGCGACGTACGACCTCGAAGAAATCGGCGAACCGAACCTCCAAACGGTATTGAAGGATTTCACGAAGAACATAAAGCGCCACTGA
- a CDS encoding glycosyltransferase family 4 protein: protein MNPPRSSQRIAFVCFSRALGGLELSTLRLVKGINSRGIHAMVIVPPSSPLEQRAVEWGIKMATLMPRWRYGDIFAARKLAGILKEHKIGLVVMMQSQDIHLAALAAYLFPSPKLVFYQQMDSRHNKRDLWHRWIFSRLSLWITLTNTMKDNALATTPMKSAKVKVVPLGTDLERFEPSQFAQSEARSFFGLPHSRKIVGVLGRLDPGKGQEVLLRAMPEVLKHHPETLLLIAGDETAGEPGYKEYLQKLCRSLDADESVKFLPFTDDVPRLMAALDIFVLPSFSETFGIVVIEAMAMKKPIIATDIGGPPEIITHQQTGLLVEPRDSAVLAEAINRLLDNEPLKNSLGYAAREDALRRFSMENCVDTLLGLFAAV, encoded by the coding sequence ATGAATCCGCCTCGTTCCTCTCAACGTATAGCCTTCGTCTGTTTTTCCCGTGCGCTGGGAGGGCTTGAACTATCTACACTCCGCCTCGTGAAGGGAATCAATTCCCGGGGAATTCATGCAATGGTGATCGTTCCGCCGTCATCTCCGCTCGAGCAGCGCGCGGTTGAATGGGGAATTAAGATGGCAACGCTTATGCCGCGATGGAGGTATGGAGATATCTTTGCCGCGCGCAAGCTTGCCGGCATCCTGAAGGAACACAAGATCGGCCTTGTTGTGATGATGCAGTCGCAGGATATTCATCTTGCGGCACTTGCAGCATATTTGTTTCCCTCGCCCAAACTTGTTTTTTATCAGCAGATGGATTCGAGGCACAACAAGCGCGATCTCTGGCATCGGTGGATTTTTTCGCGCTTGTCGCTCTGGATCACTCTGACAAACACGATGAAGGACAATGCGCTTGCGACGACACCGATGAAAAGCGCCAAAGTGAAAGTTGTTCCGCTCGGCACCGATCTTGAGAGATTTGAGCCGTCACAATTCGCTCAATCGGAAGCCCGCTCCTTCTTTGGATTGCCGCACAGCAGGAAGATCGTCGGCGTTCTCGGACGCCTCGATCCGGGCAAGGGGCAGGAAGTTCTTCTTCGCGCCATGCCCGAAGTTCTGAAACATCATCCAGAAACGCTCCTTCTCATCGCCGGGGACGAAACGGCGGGCGAACCGGGATATAAGGAGTATTTGCAGAAGCTCTGCCGATCGCTTGATGCCGACGAATCCGTGAAATTTCTTCCGTTCACGGACGACGTTCCGCGGTTGATGGCTGCGCTGGATATTTTTGTCCTTCCTTCGTTCAGCGAAACATTCGGCATTGTGGTGATCGAGGCGATGGCGATGAAAAAACCGATCATTGCCACCGATATCGGCGGACCGCCGGAGATCATCACGCACCAACAAACGGGACTTCTTGTTGAACCGCGCGACTCAGCGGTTCTTGCCGAGGCAATAAATAGATTACTGGACAACGAGCCGTTGAAAAATTCGCTTGGCTACGCCGCAAGAGAAGATGCGCTTCGGCGGTTCAGCATGGAAAACTGCGTCGATACCCTGCTTGGATTGTTTGCCGCGGTGTAA
- a CDS encoding TolC family protein — translation MNSFTAIAQTDTLTVDKAIEIARRHNLQLRIAENGLQSAKLSQEELSKTKLPQFEFEGTAIYAPSSNHFGYDPAITNGGQFSGQIVARQSVYDGGLRGIRADQFGIDIDLKTKEYRMAERDLRYSVKQLFIEVLRSGEEMRLESESIAQLSDYFEKVKQLTGGGNASYTDVLKTKVQLSNVQIAYEKSLESQSLAKYELAELLGGVVDTGFVAVGSLSDYNGAAVDSMLGAASDSLTNLELTAAALSIRHSQLDVELTQQELAPTVSLVGDAGLLTSIDNLQLPYDQRAGLLGYSVGIVFEIPFFNWGATDLRVQEKEKAVSDLHFQSELLRRSLISEAKQIRLQMIKLRERVHSLQENEKSAEENFFLTRSKYSAGGTLSIEVLSAQQMLTDTKLSELQTNADIQLLSARLEQLLTQ, via the coding sequence GTGAATAGTTTCACAGCGATTGCACAAACAGACACGTTGACCGTCGATAAGGCAATTGAGATCGCTCGTCGGCATAATCTCCAATTGCGCATAGCGGAGAACGGCCTCCAATCGGCGAAGTTGTCGCAGGAAGAATTGTCAAAGACGAAGCTTCCGCAGTTTGAATTCGAAGGAACGGCAATTTATGCGCCGTCGTCAAATCATTTTGGCTACGACCCGGCAATCACCAACGGCGGGCAGTTTTCCGGTCAGATCGTCGCGCGGCAATCGGTCTATGACGGAGGCCTTCGAGGCATTCGCGCAGATCAGTTCGGCATCGACATCGACCTGAAAACGAAAGAATATCGAATGGCGGAACGGGACCTGCGTTATTCGGTCAAGCAGCTCTTTATTGAAGTTCTTCGTTCCGGCGAGGAAATGCGCCTCGAGTCGGAAAGCATCGCCCAGCTTTCCGACTATTTCGAAAAAGTAAAGCAGCTGACCGGAGGAGGAAATGCCTCGTACACGGATGTGCTCAAGACGAAAGTGCAGCTCTCGAACGTTCAAATTGCGTATGAAAAATCGCTTGAGTCGCAGTCGCTGGCGAAATACGAGCTCGCCGAATTGCTCGGGGGGGTTGTCGACACCGGGTTTGTTGCAGTTGGCTCGCTGAGCGATTACAACGGCGCTGCGGTCGATTCGATGCTGGGTGCTGCCTCCGACTCACTGACGAACCTCGAGCTGACCGCCGCCGCCCTGTCCATCCGGCATTCTCAGCTGGACGTTGAACTGACACAGCAGGAACTCGCGCCGACGGTTTCGCTTGTCGGCGATGCCGGATTGCTTACGTCGATCGACAACCTCCAGCTGCCGTACGACCAGCGTGCCGGACTCCTCGGATATTCCGTCGGCATCGTTTTCGAAATTCCATTCTTCAATTGGGGAGCGACCGATCTCCGGGTCCAGGAAAAAGAAAAGGCTGTCAGCGACCTTCATTTTCAATCCGAACTTCTTCGCCGTTCGCTGATATCGGAGGCAAAGCAGATCCGGCTGCAGATGATAAAATTGCGTGAACGTGTTCATTCATTGCAAGAGAACGAAAAATCCGCGGAAGAGAATTTTTTCCTGACAAGATCAAAATACTCGGCAGGGGGAACTCTTTCGATCGAAGTTCTTTCAGCCCAGCAGATGCTGACGGATACCAAACTTTCAGAGCTGCAGACGAATGCGGACATTCAACTGCTCTCTGCCAGATTAGAACAACTTCTTACTCAGTAG
- a CDS encoding efflux RND transporter periplasmic adaptor subunit, translated as MRARERASTGIVRGTLILLSVGGAMIGCRSSHSSEEAGEQAAKAVVAVKMDNVAERDALLSVSALGKTDALRKEKVYSPIAGKIIAMKVYEGTEVKRGDIVAVIQSKESNAAIMGAERMMNSASTPEDRTEAGKVLKLAESTQNSVNVTARFDGAVSARNASEGELVVENGELLTIIDLSTIDFIADVAVHDMQFVKIGQQSEIEFQSVPGKKFHAIVDAIDPQSDIQSQTVKVRLRFLREKGEETSNLRTEMIGTAAIVTGIRHHALFVPKSALLRDDENNSYSVVTMTADSLALSIPVSVGTETDSSVEVVGGNIRAGMPVITEGNYSLADSTRVTVGGQD; from the coding sequence ATGCGTGCACGAGAAAGAGCATCAACAGGAATTGTTCGGGGGACATTGATCCTTTTATCGGTGGGTGGAGCGATGATCGGCTGCAGGTCCAGCCATAGCAGCGAAGAGGCGGGAGAACAGGCGGCGAAGGCTGTCGTGGCCGTCAAAATGGACAACGTGGCTGAACGCGATGCGCTCCTCTCTGTCTCTGCTCTCGGGAAGACAGATGCGCTCAGGAAAGAAAAGGTATATTCGCCCATCGCCGGGAAAATCATTGCGATGAAGGTTTATGAAGGGACTGAAGTGAAACGGGGGGACATCGTTGCCGTGATCCAGTCGAAAGAGTCGAACGCCGCGATCATGGGGGCAGAAAGAATGATGAACTCAGCATCAACGCCGGAAGACAGGACTGAAGCGGGGAAAGTTCTGAAGCTTGCCGAATCGACGCAAAACAGCGTGAACGTTACCGCCCGGTTTGACGGCGCCGTCTCGGCCAGGAACGCCAGCGAAGGAGAGCTCGTTGTCGAGAACGGCGAATTGCTGACGATCATCGATCTTTCGACGATCGACTTCATTGCCGATGTGGCGGTACATGATATGCAGTTTGTCAAGATCGGTCAACAAAGTGAAATTGAGTTTCAATCAGTTCCCGGAAAAAAATTCCATGCAATCGTGGATGCCATTGATCCACAGTCCGACATTCAAAGCCAGACCGTGAAAGTTCGACTCCGTTTTCTTCGCGAGAAGGGGGAAGAAACTTCCAACCTTCGGACCGAGATGATCGGCACCGCAGCCATTGTCACAGGAATAAGGCATCATGCGTTATTTGTCCCCAAAAGCGCCCTCCTTCGCGACGATGAAAACAATTCCTACTCCGTCGTGACGATGACTGCCGACTCGCTCGCGCTCTCGATCCCGGTTTCGGTCGGTACGGAGACTGATTCTTCCGTCGAAGTCGTCGGCGGAAATATCCGCGCCGGGATGCCGGTGATCACGGAAGGGAATTATTCGCTCGCCGATTCCACGCGCGTCACCGTCGGCGGACAGGATTAA